One Chromatiales bacterium genomic region harbors:
- a CDS encoding glycosyltransferase family 4 protein has protein sequence MHIAIPFDIETVKQSWGQPGRMWGRVMGNHTFLRALADTKGCTRLSLFVPSRHDVEVVGKTLMAEFGANRAKVTVVPFAQLQAYLAARPVDVMHMLDPNMWLAAHIRSRLSGQSFPITGVTHSLGNQHFLEWALLNNANGVNTDDCLVCSTPTALSVVQSVFARLGASQPDFIVPSTAVIPFGISLADFAGSQGDARAQIGIPADTFVVTSLARFNYQFKMDLRPVLRLASLLMRQISRPLKFILAGSSGDGQYVGFLREQIKAEGLENIVELVTDPDEPRKVRLLRGSDVFLSLSDNIQETFGLTPIEAMAAGLPVVASDWDGYRSLIEDGVSGFLVPTRGLAPAADWEAALALRYDSLVHLFSAQTTAVDLDVACEQLARLAADTALRDRMAAAARERAGGFDWKLVMGQYLKLWERMRAERKNPVAGMPVRSSAMRFTGDFVSYATSTLKPEDRFRTTHAGKVLRAGKKTIQFYFETDEFLVPGLMSGILDRCAEGCSVARLSEALVSAAPGGAAQVSQNILWLYKYGFLRAEKAQPSLE, from the coding sequence ATGCATATCGCGATTCCTTTCGATATCGAGACGGTCAAGCAGTCATGGGGCCAGCCCGGGCGCATGTGGGGTCGGGTGATGGGTAACCATACCTTCCTGCGGGCACTTGCGGATACGAAAGGGTGCACTCGTCTCAGCCTGTTCGTGCCGTCGCGACACGATGTCGAGGTCGTCGGCAAGACGCTGATGGCAGAATTCGGGGCAAACCGGGCCAAGGTGACTGTCGTGCCCTTTGCGCAACTGCAGGCTTATCTGGCAGCGCGGCCCGTTGATGTGATGCACATGCTGGATCCGAACATGTGGCTGGCAGCGCATATCCGCTCCCGGTTGTCGGGGCAGTCGTTTCCGATCACCGGTGTCACGCACTCGCTAGGCAACCAGCATTTCCTGGAATGGGCCTTGCTCAACAATGCCAACGGTGTGAATACGGATGATTGCCTCGTCTGCAGCACGCCCACGGCCTTGTCGGTCGTCCAGTCGGTATTTGCGCGCCTCGGCGCCAGTCAGCCCGACTTCATCGTTCCATCCACGGCTGTCATTCCCTTCGGCATATCGCTGGCCGATTTCGCCGGATCCCAGGGCGATGCCCGGGCGCAGATCGGCATTCCCGCCGACACATTCGTCGTAACTTCGCTGGCGCGATTCAATTACCAGTTCAAGATGGATCTGCGGCCAGTGCTCCGGCTGGCCTCGCTGCTGATGCGACAGATCAGCCGGCCACTGAAGTTCATCCTCGCCGGCTCATCCGGCGATGGCCAGTACGTCGGGTTCCTGCGGGAGCAGATCAAGGCCGAGGGCCTGGAGAATATCGTCGAGCTCGTGACTGATCCCGACGAGCCACGAAAGGTCCGCCTGCTGCGCGGGTCCGATGTATTCCTGTCCCTTAGCGATAACATCCAGGAGACTTTCGGTCTTACGCCGATCGAGGCCATGGCAGCCGGTCTGCCTGTGGTCGCCAGTGACTGGGACGGTTACCGGTCGCTGATCGAAGATGGCGTCAGCGGCTTTCTCGTTCCTACCCGGGGGCTCGCCCCTGCGGCAGACTGGGAGGCCGCGCTGGCCCTTCGCTACGATTCACTGGTCCATCTGTTCAGCGCCCAGACCACAGCGGTGGATCTGGATGTGGCTTGCGAGCAGCTTGCCCGGCTGGCAGCGGACACGGCACTGCGCGACCGAATGGCTGCCGCTGCCCGGGAACGGGCCGGCGGATTCGACTGGAAGCTGGTCATGGGGCAGTACCTGAAGCTCTGGGAACGGATGCGGGCGGAGCGGAAAAATCCGGTTGCCGGAATGCCGGTGCGGTCGAGCGCGATGCGCTTCACCGGGGACTTCGTGAGCTATGCGACCTCCACGCTGAAGCCGGAGGATCGCTTCCGCACGACCCACGCCGGCAAGGTGCTGAGGGCAGGCAAGAAAACGATACAGTTTTACTTCGAGACCGACGAGTTTCTGGTTCCTGGACTCATGTCCGGGATTCTCGATCGATGTGCGGAGGGTTGCTCGGTCGCACGGCTGTCTGAAGCGCTGGTCAGCGCAGCGCCCGGGGGTGCGGCTCAGGTCAGCCAGAATATCCTGTGGTTGTACAAGTATGGATTCCTGCGTGCGGAAAAAGCTCAACCGAGCCTGGAGTAG
- a CDS encoding 2OG-Fe(II) oxygenase: protein MIIKVRYRLGGSLIRQALALKRTSDPLDAGTYDPDAPDGERRLATLRKTEVRWVLQEDHPALHDEIGRIVLEHQFRLGVKVPLRFAGGMQLATYREGHHYDWHPDVCDTDPVKRLVSASILLTDDFAGGEFEFKTMDAPKLRKAGDIVLFNSWEVHRVAPVTQGVRNSLVAWFMQA, encoded by the coding sequence ATGATTATCAAGGTTCGATACCGCCTCGGTGGCAGCCTGATTCGGCAGGCATTGGCATTGAAGCGCACGTCCGACCCGCTGGATGCCGGGACCTATGATCCCGATGCTCCGGATGGCGAGAGGCGCCTCGCAACTCTGCGCAAGACAGAGGTGCGCTGGGTTTTGCAGGAGGATCACCCTGCGCTGCATGACGAGATCGGCCGGATCGTCCTCGAGCACCAGTTCCGGCTCGGGGTGAAAGTACCGCTGCGCTTTGCCGGGGGCATGCAGCTTGCCACTTATCGGGAAGGTCACCACTACGACTGGCACCCCGATGTTTGTGACACGGATCCTGTAAAGCGTCTGGTGTCAGCATCCATATTGCTGACAGATGACTTTGCCGGTGGTGAGTTCGAATTCAAGACCATGGACGCACCGAAGTTGCGCAAAGCGGGTGACATCGTCCTGTTCAACTCCTGGGAAGTACATCGGGTTGCGCCGGTCACGCAGGGCGTCAGGAATTCGCTGGTTGCCTGGTTCATGCAGGCCTGA
- a CDS encoding glycosyltransferase family 9 protein produces MFYKPDCRHFRGHVPCQPHKDNGYHCDSCPAYSPADRRILIIKLGAMGDVIRTTPLITRFRSLYPRARITWVTMFPDILPKSQVDEILRLGLEAMLYVSNTDWDIAINLDKEKEAAALLKGVNAREKFGFILKDGVTQPVNQLAEHKFRTGLFDDDSKANTRSYCTEIFEICGLEYRGEPYLLDRPADAADAWDIPADRAVVGLNTGCGDRWTTRLWSPENWVALAKGLVDRGYYPVLLGGTQEHERNLAIQAASGACYPGCFPLPRFISLMDRCELVVTQVTMALHLGLGLGKKVVLMNNIFNPHEFDLGSNGTIVQPPQACDCYYRGTCVHGLSCMESLAPQTVLDAVAQLLAPR; encoded by the coding sequence ATGTTCTACAAGCCAGACTGTCGGCATTTCCGGGGCCATGTTCCCTGTCAGCCCCATAAAGACAATGGCTATCATTGCGATAGCTGCCCGGCCTACTCCCCTGCGGACAGGCGCATCCTGATCATCAAGCTCGGGGCCATGGGCGATGTGATCCGCACGACCCCGCTGATCACCCGTTTCCGGTCACTCTACCCGCGCGCGCGGATCACCTGGGTGACCATGTTTCCCGACATCCTGCCGAAAAGCCAGGTGGACGAGATCCTGCGCCTGGGCCTCGAGGCAATGCTCTACGTCAGCAACACCGACTGGGACATCGCCATCAATCTCGACAAGGAGAAGGAAGCAGCTGCCCTGCTGAAGGGCGTGAACGCCAGGGAAAAGTTCGGCTTCATCCTCAAGGATGGCGTTACGCAGCCGGTCAATCAGCTCGCCGAGCACAAGTTCCGGACGGGCCTCTTCGACGATGACTCGAAGGCAAACACCAGGAGCTATTGCACCGAGATATTCGAAATCTGTGGCCTTGAGTACCGTGGAGAACCCTACCTGCTGGACCGCCCGGCCGATGCCGCCGATGCCTGGGATATCCCCGCCGACAGAGCCGTCGTCGGCCTGAACACCGGCTGCGGCGATCGCTGGACGACGCGCCTCTGGAGCCCGGAAAACTGGGTGGCTTTGGCCAAGGGCCTCGTTGACCGTGGCTACTACCCGGTGCTCCTCGGCGGCACCCAGGAACATGAGCGGAATCTGGCCATTCAAGCTGCCTCGGGCGCCTGCTATCCGGGCTGTTTTCCTCTACCCCGTTTCATTTCACTCATGGACCGGTGCGAGCTGGTGGTGACCCAGGTCACCATGGCCCTGCACCTGGGCCTGGGACTTGGCAAGAAAGTCGTTCTGATGAACAACATCTTCAACCCCCATGAGTTCGACCTGGGCAGCAACGGCACCATCGTTCAGCCCCCGCAAGCGTGCGACTGCTACTACCGGGGAACCTGTGTGCACGGCCTGTCGTGCATGGAATCCCTGGCGCCACAAACGGTTCTTGATGCCGTCGCGCAGCTTCTGGCACCGCGATAA